TCACATGCTGTTAAAGAGTATGACTGACAAGGTTGAAATACCTACTTCCAAGAAGTTTCTAGATAAACATGCCGTCATTTTTTCAAATCAATACTCTGGCCACGAAATCTTTTCTTCTACTGCACCTACTTTAGCAGAACCAGCAAAACTAGCCTCTATAAACAGCAAGGGAGTTTATCACCTTCTATAGCACATTCAAACCCTAATCCCAGTGCAGAACTGGCACACCAATTCCAGGTTCTGAAACTACCAAGGAAAATGAAGCttaaaaattagcttcaaacttGGTTGGTCATTACCTGGTTACTCTCATCACTCTCAGACAGACGAATTgatcaagacaaaaaaaaaagatagataaAAGTGATTTTAGTCCAATACTTTCAATAGACCTTGTCAAGACCACAAACCAGAGAAGCACTAATTAAGACACAAGGACACCTTAGAGTAAGGTTGGATAACCAAAAACTAAACGATAGATACAAGTAACAAACGGAGATGAATCTTATCATGTGCCTGCAGTTATAACACTCTTAGGATTCCCATTTCTTCAATTCCATACCAGTTGGAGGACTTGTTTCCACCTTCTTGGCACCCACTTCTTTCCAGTTTGTAGACAGAACGGTCCCATTTGACTCCAACTGTAATAATACCAATATGGTAAATAAGCGAAGGGATTAGCCTTGGACTTGGTAACGAAACTAAGGTCGATCTACGAGAACCGAAGGGTTTAGCCCTGGACTTGTATACGAAACTAAGGTCAATCTATGAGAACCATAGAACGGGAAACGAAGGTGCAAACATGTAATATATAATACAGGATCAATAAGATAGGTACAAATCAGACTTACAAAAGATTTCCTCATGGCGCGCTTGGTATCATCATCAGCGTCTTTGTAGATGTCAGAGAAGAGCTTGTTCAAAGCTGCATCACCTTCCAGCTTCTCTTCTTTCTCCTGAAAAATAGAATCAGTTGCACAGGGTTCAGCAATAGACAGAGAGAATGCTGAGAAAAGCTCGAATATAAAAACCTATAACAGCAGTTGTACCTCCTTCTTTACTTGTGCCTCTAGCTTATCCCAATCAACAGGTCTCAACTTTGACTTTGAAGACGGGTATGAAGGTCTTGATTCAGCAGCTGAGGTACAATAGAAAATCAAGAGATAAATACTTGATAGTTTTGTATCCCATGTTACAAGTATTGAAGGACAAAAACGGTAAAGTCATTAATGAAGATGTAAAGCATGTATGTCAAGTTTTCCTAAAACCTATAAACATCCCTCTCACTACTTGTATAGTTTTTTAACTCTTGTTGTCGAACTTTTTGTGCAAGTCAATAATGTCCTACCTGATGGCGAGTTCAATTTCTGCTGAACTGTATTTTCCCTGGTATATTCAAGAGATGTCCAGTTAATTGCTTCAGCTTTAGCAAGGCACATTTCAATTTTGGTTGACATGACTTCATATCTGCACATCTCAGGCTTAATCTGCATGCCcagaagtgaaaccaaaaatcaAATGATTTGGAAATTCaagacaaaactaaaaaaaaaagaagtataaAATACATCTGAAGTCCGATAAACTACACACAGAAGCTTGGTTACAGACAAGATGCAGAATTAAAGTCATGTAATTATTAAGCTTTCTACACCATTTCCAAGTGATCCCTGATTATGTAAGTACGAGATAATTAACTtcattctttatcaaataaaaaCTCAAAACTAGCATTACCTTCCCGAATAAGCGTGGTTGAAATACAAATTCATCTTGCCCAGGGATGCTAATGGTAACACTTAGCTGCAAAGGAAAAAAGAAGGAAATTTTCATTAATGTCCTGCAACTACCTTTACCGATTAACAATCAATGCTCATTACAAAGTCAATGCATGCAAAACTTAAAAACACGGTATGCATCACATATATGAAGACATACTATTTGTTCTCCGAAGTCGACAGAAACATTTTGAGCTGGTACACCCTTTGCAAATATGGTCACAACCACTTCCTCTGGCTTCTGGTAGTAACCATGTCTGCATATGACCACCGACAACgtaaataaaaaagaaacatgATAGCAGATTGCATTAGGCTCACTTTTGTCCCGTGATGAAACAAAATCAAGTGTTTTACTGAATTACCTGTATTTAGGAGGTGGAGGAGCTACTGCTGGCTCAGCATCCTGAACAATAACAGGTGCTTCTTGTGATGAAGTAGATGCAGCGGGAGGAGGTGTGTTTGTTGGTGGAACATTCTGAACAAATTGTTTTGAAAGTTGAGCAGCTTCCTCTGAAGAAAAACAACAACACAAGGTAAATGGAAACCGGAAAAAAAAATGCCTTGTGAGAACAATGGATTTGAGAAGACCTCAACTCCTAAACAATTAAGAATGATATCCAGAGTTCATAGCCAATTTTTCTAAATCATTCTAAATAGGTACTCAAAAATTTATTGCAGATTGCAGAACTCCTTTATGACTCATAATAACTGTGTAAATGACGTTGAACCTAACAAAAGCACAGACCTGCAATCTTTTCATCGCATTCTTTGATTAAATTGGTGAATCTTGCATCACCAGGAGACAGGGCAGCACCTCCTTCTAAGGCAGCTTTCGCAGTTTGGTACTCCTCTAGCTTAATACATGCGGTACTGCAGACAGAAACAGAACGTTACGATAATATCAAAGTAAACAGGTAAACCTAACAAGAAAAGTGCATCAAAATATATTTCAAGAAAACATTTCCACCCAAATAGAAGAAAGAACAGGAAAGTGAGAATTGCAAGACAAACACCcaacaaaactcatgaatttgGAAAAATAATAGCACTATGAATTACATCTTAGGACTGATGATTCACATTGATAACACAACTATGGAagcacaaaaagtttgaaaaggtgAAATCTAGTTCACAATATGCACTAAACTTGTGGAATGAAACACCGAGTGGCTTAAAGACCATGGAGCTAAATCAGCAAGACCACTAACACTAATAAAGTAGGCAAATCAAAACCTTTCAGCTTACAATTTGGTGAAGCAAAACATAAAATAGGAGTGGTTCCAAGTAGTACATATAAGTAAACAAAGTAAAACTAAAAAGAGGAAGTTTCTTACCCTTTGCGTAGATAAGCTTTAGCCATTGTTGGATCCAACACTATCGCTCTGTTTGAGTCAGCAACAGCTTCTGCTCAAAACATTAGATGGTAATTTAGCGAAGTAAAATCTATCACAAATTATGTCAATACTAAACTTTAAACTACATTCCTCTTCATCTAAGACTCGCAGAAGCAACAATATCGATCATGAAATATCCATCCACACAATCAATGAGGGCAATGACTTAATTCCTACATAATAAATTTACAAATTCCAAGGTATCTCCACGCAATTAAGAAGAAGTTCCATCTAGTTGTAATTCAAAGGTACTTAATTATAATCGCACTTTTTAGTCAATCATACATCACTATCAAACTGACTGATGTAGGGGCATCACAAACCTAAAGAGTAAATTGCCACTTAAATCTAATATAACGAATAAAATGTCAAACTCATAGAAAACCCATCATTCCTCATACCATACACATCTACACAATCAATTACCAAACCCAGAATCTCAATTAGGCAATTCATCAAACACTTGAACTACAACAGTTCTAAAATCTCTAAACCTCAAAAACAACCCAATAACCCAAACCCCCAATACCAACTACTGCATGTATCTACCACCACGAATCACCAAAACCCCCAAAGAAAAACACCTAAAATTCAACAAAAATCAAAGTCAAGTCAATACGGATAAGGAAAGAGTTACAAACCAGTAAAATTCTCAAGTTTGATATTAGCTTGAGCACGATCAGCAAAGAGATCTGGGTTTGAAGGATCCAACGTAATAGCTTGAGTATAAAGATCAATAGCTAATTCAAAATTATCATCAACAAAAGCTTCTTTTGCACTTCTTTCAAGATCATGAGGCGCCATTACAACTTTCGATTAAAGAAGAACCAGAGAAATCTAAGATAAACCCAGAAACGGAAATTGAAAATAAAGCGAGATGAAGAAAGAAAGATTAGAAACTTGTTACTTATAAACACCAAACACTCGAGATTTGCAGGAGTTAAAAAGGTATTCTTTCCCCCTTCTTATGTTGAAATCGTGTTCTGTTCTCGTTGACCTAAAGTCTATGAAGCTTCTGGATGACTGCAAGTTACCAACTAGGAAAGGGTTTGTTTGGTGGGTAAATATAGTATTATAAGGGCCACCAAGAATTTGGATGTGCCGAAATAGTTTTGGGCTTTTCTGGCACGATTGATAAAAGGGAGCTGCAAATACTAGTAGAAGTGCTGGACCGGTACCAATCAACGAATCTAGGTGTGATCagtattttttgttttatatggatTAGTATCCTCCTCTTTTGAAAGTGATACACCTAATGCGGGATTATTCTTAGAAATAATACTGATTGAAACAAATTTTTGGTAAGGCCCACCAAGAAAAAACAAGGAGGAATGTTAAAGGGTGGAGCTCCTATCCTTTTCTGTTTCGGTCGGGATTGTAGCCCGCTTCGAGGGATAATCTCGTGATAAAAGTATCATTTCAGATCCTCTTTTTATTATTGATGTTTTATGTTATAAATTAGGTTTTCTGGTATACGATTTcataatttcataaaataaaaaaataaaaaagtaaaatagTTTGGCTTTTGTCTGCACTGCCTCAATGGATGATTCGACTAGGTAAGTCTAATAGCATGTATTCACAAAATTTAAAAGCCACACCAGATTTTGAAAAATGCTAGTTCCTGTGATTACTTACAAGCCCAAAAAGTTGAAATGCTTAAACATTATCTCGTAGAAAGAATAAAAGTAacttgaagaaaaatgaagaattagggtaaaaaatttggaaaaagaagaaaaattatgaaaattgATCCATAGATAACCAATTTTGGATCTTTTGGTCGAGCTTTGTAAATGCTAGAGCTCCAAACGGACCCTTATTTAAAGGAGGACAaaaaatggaaataaaatatCGTGGTGGAGGCTTTCAGGTGTAGGGTATCCTCTCTCCGGAAAAGATTCTTTTAACGGATAAGTTTGATTATTGATTCATATATAACGTAGGTCAGAGACAGCCATCATCTGATTGGTGTAAGCTAAGAACGTCATCAAACGTGGGTGTACAAAAGTCTGACACTCCTGTTAGATCTTTTTTGAAATATTCACGCATTCACGAACCCTGTGCTTAGAACTTCTATTAATTCACCGTAAAAACTAACTGGGTTATTTTGCCGTGCGTCCGGATCTAACTCAATTCCTAGTTTGGTCCTAGTCagatttatttgtttttaaatttgAGTTAAATCTGATTCGCTACATGACTCAGATTTAATTTCTGATTTGAACTCGTTTGAGTCGATGAATAAAATGTCCTTGATTTAAGGGACAACTCACTGACTCATAATATTTTAAGACAGGTCTGATTCAAAAAACAAACGTATTGAATTCGAACTAGATGAGTCAGATTAGATGGGCCAAATTTTGCACCAAAAAAAAGCTCATGATATGAGTTTGACCCCATTTTAGTTGTGAATTCCTTTTTTGAGGATCCTTATTGAAATACATGGCTaactaattgtaggatcataagttgTGGTGAATGGGCAAAAAAATCTAAGAGCATTTAGTAAAAATTATTGTTGGGATGACCTGTTTGTAAAGCAATTCAAGATTTACGCGGCACTGTGTATTTACAGAGAATATGTCTCACTACATGATTCCAAGTACTAGATCTTCAGCAAAGTATAGAAAAAGGTCTTATGTGGATCATGGACCAAAACTCGGGTAAACCATTTCTCTGGACCATAAACGGGCATCTATAGTAAAAAAAAGAATTTACTACTACAAGCCGAGTAAGAAAGCAAGATTTTTTTTGCAGAAAGTTAAAACAATGCCAGAAAGTGGTTTCATGTGGCAGACAATTCTGATTGGATTCCACCCATGACCCTATGTAGTGTCGGCTTCCTGGACAAAAAGAATGCCTAGGAGCAACTTTTACGGTTTCAACCAAACATTTTTCTACTAGAAGATATATCTCGGTAGCAAGTGTAATAGTAATTTTTGTACCCTATTATTGGAGCATCACATTCTATTAGAGGGACGTcatctaataagacaaaaaggggTCGCCCATAAGTAATTTCAAAAAAACCCTATCTAAAATTGTGTAATGACTAAACaccccttatttagttaattttaatttttttatttaattacgtAAAAAAACAGAATTTTAGTTTTTCCCATCGGTTCACGATTGGGTTCTTCATAACCAACCGTAAGACAAATTTACGGTTAGGTAAGGATGAAATCCCAACCCTAACTAGGAAAAATTGGGAGAAACTCATTCGAAAAAGTAAATCATTTATGGTtgggtaacaaaaaaaaaaactaaccgtAAATTTATTTACGTCTTGGTTGTTATATTTTCTAACCATAAAAGTTTCTCTTTGTATTTGAGAATTCACTCTGCCAAAACACAGCTGCCAATGCTAATTTTTCGCGAGTCTATCACATAAAGAAGATATTTAACGTGGTTAATTAAAGAAAATTTTGTTTGGTAACCGAAGATTTTGGTCGGTTTCTTCGGGGAAATTCATAAACGAATACTTGGTCCTGCATGAATAGGAAGTGGGTAATTCTCAACACTGATTTATCCTTTGCTACAAAATCTCAACAAATCCCCACTTTCCCTATTTATACTTATATAAGGCTAATCTAAAATCTTAACAAATCTTTATTTGTTTCCCTTTAAACCGTAAATTACTAATGCATAAGATTTTTTACGGTTAATTTAGTTAGAATAAAGAAGAAACCAACCGTAAACCATGTAAAACTTCTCTAAAAAATTTGTAATTCAGAATTTTTTACGGTTAGGTTTAATAAAAGTCGAACCCAACCGTAAATCATTTACCGTAACAAACCCAACCATAAGTGAATTTGCAACCATAATATTTATCTTATTTAACCAATTTAACCATACTATCCCATGATTTATGATTATAAAGATTTCAATTGAAGTTGAGAATAAGAGGAGGAACTagatttaggttttgattttagttttaggtttttattttaagtGGAGGGTAACTTAGACATTTACTATTGTATCAAGCCACCCCATAACCAATTTTTTAGTCACTAGGAATCTATGTGAAGtccctctattggaatgtgaagccccaataataggcttctaattttttttccttttttgattatcatttttttcttctttgaaatgTTCCACTCTTTGGTAAGATATCTTGTGGCTTTAATTGTGATGATGATATAATCATATATAAATAGCTTGAGGTCGGTTCTTCAGGTGTCCACTCTAGAGATCGAGGATCTCACAAAAATCTCTATatgtataaaaaagaaaaaagaaaaatgtaaataaGTTGTTGCATGTCAGACAAAGCGAGAATAATAAATCACTCACATTTTCACCGTCCAATTAAATTGGGGAGTTAAATTTAAACCAGCGTTTTTTAGAGGGAATGATAAATTACAAAACTTGCACTCTGATTATTCGGACATGAATGGAGATTCGTACTTGACTTCACTGGGAATAGATTTAATTTAAATATTCTGATGTGTCATTTTGTTCATGAATCAGACAAATAAATGTAGCTAGATTACAGTTTTTGAATCAGAtatagatgaaaaaaaaaagattctaaTGTAACGAGATTAGTTAGACAAAGTCGATTAAAAGACATGTAAACTTTTTATGGACAAGATCATCTCATATGTGTAATGTTTCTATATCGAAGGGAGATATATTATTTATGGAATGTTTATAGCTGATGAGTTCGTAGACTCATGACTAAAATCTGGTAACGCCAACATTCTTTGTGAAATTAATCTTGAGAGCTTTTGACAGAACAAACCGGAAGTATTTGGAATTTGTAATTTACCAAGTGGGTTTTTGCAGCAAATTGTATAACTGGCTAAGATTTTGTTATTCTACCTTCACTTTTCAGTTTTTATAAATGGTTTTCTTCTGGTTTCTTCAATAGTACTGGGTGTATAGGGCACAGATGTCCAGTATATATCTCCTCTTGTATTCAACATTGATGTAGAAGGTTTTTCTGTGGGCAGGATAGAGTTCCACGTATGAACTTATCGAGTGTATTTCAGTTACTCCCTCAACAATTGTCTTAAACCAATTAATATAAGAACTGTCGTAAACAAACTAAATTATGCGTATGATATAATATTTTCAAATTGATCATAATAAGGAGGAGCTGCACAATTTTTTTGCTCTTTAGTGCTTTGAGTTCATAGTTGGATTAAAAGTTAATAGCGAAAAGAAGAGGGTAACAACtaacaagtacaccaccaactttttcgttcggcaacctatatggacaaaacctaatataattacaagtagaccaacttaattatccttgaaaatatgtatatttATATTTCTATCTCTTCTTTAGTCAGAAAGTTTGGAAAATGGAGTCATGTGAACCTATTTGTTAAAAAGAGTAATTTGAcgatcccaaaaatcaatatccgaGATCAATCTAGTCTTattcaaataatccaatcggacttctgccaagtatgaaacttgttatctactTTTCAAGATGCAAATTCTACAAGAACAAGTCTCataattgatcacaattaatatggacgtatctactaagattgaatatgcATTATTGTGTTAATGTTATTATAAGGATAAACAAGataatgcagaaaaggaaaaacataagacaccagaagttttgttaatgaagaaaccACAATAGCAGAATTACTTCGGGACCTCATCCAGATTTGtgaaccaaattgtattaagatgctacagacactagcctactatcataatTCAAACTTGAatatagttgagactgaatccactCTCCAAGGGATCCAGTAACAGTCACGAttcttacatctcttgaacctcgcaagtctttatgcaattgattcccttagcataCGTCATTTCCATCATAAGGGTTGCTtaaacctaagtgaagacttttgatactaatCTGCCTCTAATAGATAAACCTATTTGATTTCATTTTAGACCAAATATCAAGGCTTGGAAGTTGGAAATATGTTTTTAATAACAAAGATAACACACCTCACAAtatggaacacttacactcagttagctaagAATCTTGTATATtaattaaccacctctcaagaaaaatcttgAACTAATAATCAATCAAGAGAAGTTAATTTCATATATCTATTTTgaagaatcacaaagtatgagacgaagagaagTTTATGATTTCTATCATCATGCATGAAAGATATTATGAAaaccttgataaaaaaaaaacaacaacaacaagatcgagattcacaaactatcaagataaagatagtcgaaCCTGCGAATCCTCAAGTGGAGTCTTTAAGTAGTAAACCTAAATCAGTAGAGGATGAATCTAACTATCAATTAGGACataaagtgtcagggattaaatTTCATAGTTGAAATAGCATCTttatttatagatgttcaagactAAGAATTTTTTAGAatccaagctaagataacttgaaaaacaagcaaaTAGTTTCtcgtttagatgaaactctaattaggatttcaagtaagcatgtgagattTAGTCTTGAAATTTCTATAGAAGAGTAGACATAGTGGTTTGGTCACGTTACTTGTACGATGACCATTCTTTGGCAAATTGGCCTTATGAATTATAAGCAATTTGattttcatttaaacacttaaga
This portion of the Papaver somniferum cultivar HN1 chromosome 11, ASM357369v1, whole genome shotgun sequence genome encodes:
- the LOC113322610 gene encoding protein SGT1 homolog A-like, with protein sequence MAPHDLERSAKEAFVDDNFELAIDLYTQAITLDPSNPDLFADRAQANIKLENFTEAVADSNRAIVLDPTMAKAYLRKGTACIKLEEYQTAKAALEGGAALSPGDARFTNLIKECDEKIAEEAAQLSKQFVQNVPPTNTPPPAASTSSQEAPVIVQDAEPAVAPPPPKYRHGYYQKPEEVVVTIFAKGVPAQNVSVDFGEQILSVTISIPGQDEFVFQPRLFGKIKPEMCRYEVMSTKIEMCLAKAEAINWTSLEYTRENTVQQKLNSPSAAESRPSYPSSKSKLRPVDWDKLEAQVKKEEKEEKLEGDAALNKLFSDIYKDADDDTKRAMRKSFLESNGTVLSTNWKEVGAKKVETSPPTGMELKKWES